Part of the Nitrospira sp. CR1.1 genome is shown below.
TGGAAAGAGGAACAACCACTCTCGATTGGATACAAGTAGGAAAGGGGGATCGACATGAAGCAGCAATTGTTGAAGAGGAATCACAACGAAAAGGCGGTCACAACACAGGAGGATAAGCCGGAAGGAGGTGCCTTATCCGATGAGCGACAGGAGCGCATCGCGAAGCGGGCCTATGAGCTCTATCTCGAGCGAGGGTGTCGGGAGGGATGTGCGTTGGAGGACTGGGTAGACGCGGAGCGAGAGATTCTTACGGTACCCCGAGGGTAGGAGACAAGGTCCTCCTAGCCGATAGGTTCAACATCGTCGCGACCCTGCAAGGGCGAAGAGAGAAGGTGCCTAACCGATGAACACCGTGAAAGACCCGGTCTGTGGAATGAAGATTCCGATGGGTGAAGGACTCTCTGCCATCTATCAGGGACAAGAGTTCCGGTTCTGTTCTGATCTCTGCAAACGAACCTTCCTGGCCACACCGGAACGCTACGCGACAGGATCAACAGGATTGGCCTCTGGCGCCGCGGACGTGACGAGGCGCATCGCGTATTTTTCAATGGAAGTCGCAGTGGATTCGGGCATGCCGACCTATAGTGGGGGGTTGGGCGTCCTGGCGGGTGACACGTTGCGATCCTGCGCCGATCTGAAGATCCCCATCGTGGC
Proteins encoded:
- a CDS encoding DUF2934 domain-containing protein, which gives rise to MKQQLLKRNHNEKAVTTQEDKPEGGALSDERQERIAKRAYELYLERGCREGCALEDWVDAEREILTVPRG